The following nucleotide sequence is from Thermus antranikianii DSM 12462.
CGAGGCGGCCCAACCGGAAGAGGCTCACCCCAAGGCCCAGATGGGCCTCGAAGCGGCCATAGTCCTGGGCCAAAACCTCCTCATAGGCCAGGACGGCTTGGGCATACTCCCCGGCCTTGAACAGCGATTCCGCCCGTTCCAAGGAGTTCTGCGCCAAAGCCAGACCCAGCCCCAGGAGAAGGGCAAGGGCTTTGGGAAAAGGTCTCGTCATAAGGGCCTCCAAACCCGTCGTTGCCTTAAGCATAGCACAGCTCCAGGGGAAGGTCTTTGTTATTCTAAGGGCGTGGGTCCTGCGTTGGGCAAGGCCCTAGACCTGGATGCCCCCCGGGTCTTGGTCCTGAACGCCGCCTACGAGGTCTTGGGGCTTGCCAGCATCAAGCGAAGCGTCCTCCTGGTGCTTTCCGGGGGAGCGGAGATGCTCTCGGAAAGCGGGCGCTACCTGCACACTCCCTCCACCCGGATCCCGGTCCCTAGCGTCATCCGCTTGAAGCGCCTGGTGCGGCGGGGGCCAAGCCGCATCCCCCTAAACCGCCGCAACATCCTGAGGCGCGACCGCTACACCTGCCAGTACTGCGGCCGCCAAGGGGGGGAACTCACCGTGGACCACGTGCTTCCCAGAAGCCGGGGAGGCAGGAGCACCTGGGAAAACCTGGTGGCCGCCTGCCGCCCCTGCAACCTGAAGAAGGGGGATCGCACCCCCGAGGAGGCGGGGATGCGCCTACTAAGGCCTCCTCGGGCGCCCAAGGCGCCCCTTTTTCTTTCCGATCTAAAGGAGGTTCCCGAGGATTGGCAGCCCTACCTTCAGGCCTGGTTGTCCTAACCCCTAGCGCCGCACCGTGAGGACCACCGCCAAAAGCACCAAGCCTGCCCCCATGTAGGCCCAGAGGGAAAGCACCTCCCTAAAGAGGAGGAAGGCGA
It contains:
- a CDS encoding HNH endonuclease, giving the protein MGPALGKALDLDAPRVLVLNAAYEVLGLASIKRSVLLVLSGGAEMLSESGRYLHTPSTRIPVPSVIRLKRLVRRGPSRIPLNRRNILRRDRYTCQYCGRQGGELTVDHVLPRSRGGRSTWENLVAACRPCNLKKGDRTPEEAGMRLLRPPRAPKAPLFLSDLKEVPEDWQPYLQAWLS